The sequence below is a genomic window from Dioscorea cayenensis subsp. rotundata cultivar TDr96_F1 chromosome 6, TDr96_F1_v2_PseudoChromosome.rev07_lg8_w22 25.fasta, whole genome shotgun sequence.
TGAATTGGTTCTATAGTACTACTTAAAATATTACCAGAATTGCTATGACGGCTTGTATTTAactaacaaaaactaatttaaactTAGCTGAATCCAgacattgtttgttttatgGCCTTGTTAAACTAACATTGTTTGGGTTAGTCTTAAAAATATTAGTGATTCCTTAAGAAATTTACATAttcatctttgatttccatGTCTCATACATGTAGGCAACAGAGCTTCAGCTACTGTTCAGCCATTCCTCCTGCTGCATCTTGACATTCATCCGGGAACTGTTCACACAATTGAAGATGCATTACATTTATTTTCTGCTTTGGAGACACTGGAAGGATACAGAATATCCACCGGGAAGGTAACAATTGTTTCCTTTAATGCAAACTTGATACTTGATATCCATGACTTCTTTgtcattctttttttatcatCCTATAAATACTGATGTTAATGTGCAGgatggtgaagtagccgctagcAAGTCAGTGAAGATTCAAGAGCTCCCTCGAATTATGATACTGCATCTAATGCGGTTCAGCTATGGAAGCAATGGAATGACTAAACTGCATAAACCTGTCCGATTCCCACTTGAGCTTGTACTTGGTCGCGAGTTGCTTGTACACCCATTATCAGAGGTGACCTTTTTTTTCCATTGGACAttcattatattacattttcaTGTTCCCTTGGAAACCTTTGCATCAGTTCATAAACACAGTTGAGATGTCAGAGTCATGGTTTCATGCAGGGACGAAGATATGAGCTTGTGGCAACGATCACACACCACGGCAGAGAACCCTCAAGAGGTCATTACACAGCTGACACGAAGTATTCTGATGGGCAGTGGCTCCGGTATGATGATGCATCCATCACTGCTATTAGCACAAGCAAAGTTTTGCATGACGAGGCATACGTTCTTTTCTACAGACAAATATAGTGCTGCATCTACCTTACACTGAAGAGTTGAGTGACTTGGTGTCAGGCAGGTTGGCCAGAATTGTGTCACTGGCCATTGAGATACTTACATTCATTGATGTCTCGAGAAATCTGATACCTTTGTAATGATGCAGAGATTATAGTGATTTTTGTTGGGGTTTTTTGTGCATCTGATTACTGTCCTAATTTAGTTTTTTACAAGTTTATATACTGAAGAAAAttcatcatgtatatatatttggacaAAGTTCATATTTGCTTACATGCATGGACAATATGATCTATGNNNNNNNNNNNNNNNNNNNNNNNNNNNNNNNNNNNNNNNNNNNNNNNNNNNNNNNNNNNNNNNNNNNNNNNNNNNNNNNNNNNNNNNNNNNNNNNNNNNNNNNNNNNNNNNNNNNNNNNNNNNNNNNNNNNNNNNNNNNNNNNNNNNNNNNNNNNNNNNNNNNNNNNNNNNNNNNNNNNNNNNNNNNNNNNNNNNNNNNNNNNNNNNNNNNNNNNNNNNNNNNNNNNNNNNNNNNNNNNNNNNNNNNNNNNNNNNNNNNNNNNNNNNNNNNNNNNNNNNNNNNNNNNNNNNNNNNNNNNNNNNNNNNNNNNNNNNNNNNNNNNNNNNNNNNNNNNNNNNNNNNNNNNNNNNNNNNNNNNNNNNNNNNNNNNNNNNNNNNNNNNNNNNNNNNNNNNNNNNNNNNNNNNNNNNNNNNNNNNNNNNNNN
It includes:
- the LOC120262805 gene encoding LOW QUALITY PROTEIN: ubiquitin carboxyl-terminal hydrolase 24-like (The sequence of the model RefSeq protein was modified relative to this genomic sequence to represent the inferred CDS: inserted 1 base in 1 codon; deleted 1 base in 1 codon) encodes the protein MFEHVLKKFTPDVPSNLSGGRPRQEDAQEFLSFVMDQMHDELLKLKGPSSQHQNGVNCSLVSSDEEDGWETVGLKKNRSAVTRTQKFLPSELSAIFGGXLRSVVKARGNRASATVQPFLLLHLDIHPGTVHTIEDALHLFSALETLEGYRISTGKDGEVAASKSVKIQELPRIMILHLMRFSYGSNGMTKLHKPVRFPLELVLGRELLVHPLSEGRRYELVATITHHGREPSRGHYTADTKYSDGQWLRYDDASITAISTSKVLHDEAYVLFYRQI